ggactcattggattgaacttcaaaaaaaaatttacgatatttaggtgggttgttattcaataggcctacgaccaatctgtccggatgttaggcctacataggctagtagcctttactaggttaagcgttcgctgtgggagaaaggagatcgttcgctgtgtcgcttgaagtgtttatcgagtacGCGACCtaaaggctttagtatggtggctgataagggccgtgcgtaaaaaaacacgtatatgcaaatgagggcgacattatgaaaaaacgacaaaactaaaataacgcgacaaatcaataattttggttttgtcgcccgcgacaattcattattttggttttatcgccagcgacaattcattattttggttttatcgcccgcgacaattcattaatttggttttgtcacccgcgacaaaacaatatttttggttttatcacccgcgataaaacaatattttggttttatcgcccgcgacaattcattattttggttttatcgcccgcgacaattcaagattttggttttatcgcccgcgacaattcaatttttggatttgtcgcccacgacaattcaatattttggttttatcgctcgcgacaattcattattttggttttatcgcccgcaacaattttttttctttttgtcgcggttttatcgcctgcgacacttcaatatttttgttttatcgcatgcgacaattcattattttggttttatcgcccgcgacaattcattagtttggttttgtcgcccgcgacaattgaatattttggttttgtcgcccgcgacaattcatgattttggttttatcgcccgcgacaattcatttttttggttttatcgtctgcgacaatttattattttggttttatcgcccgcgacaattcattagtttggttttgttgcccgcgacaattgaatattttggttttgtcgcccgtgacaattcaatattttggttttatcgcccgcgacaatttattattttggttttatcgcctgcgacaattcattagtttggttttgttgcccgcgacaattgaatattttggttttgtcgcccgtgacaattcaatattttggttttatcgcccgcgacaattcattattttggttttatcgcccgcgacaattcattattttggttttgtcgcacgcgacaatagcgacatttcaagattttggttttatcgcccgcgacaattcaatttttggatttgtcgcccacgacaattcaatattttggttttatcgcccgcgacaattcaatttttggatttgtcgcccacgacaattcaatattttggttttatcgcccgcgacaattcaatttttggatttgtcgcccacgacaattcaatattttggttttatcgcccgcgacaattcattattttggttttatcgcccgtgacaattttttttctttttgtcgcggttttatcgcctgcgacacttcaatattttggttttatcgcctgcgacaattcattattttggttttatcgcccgcgacaattcattagtttggttttgtcgcccgcgacaattgaatattttggttttgtcacctgcgacaattcatgattttggttttatcgcccgcgacaattcatttttttggttttatcgtctgcgacaatttattattttggttttatcgcccgtgacaattcattagtttcgttttgttgcccgcgacaattgaatattttggttttgtcgcccgtgacaattcattactttggttttatcgcccgcgacaattcatttttttggttttgtcgtccgcgacaattcaatattttggtttaatcgccagcgacaatggactattttggttttatggcccgcgacaattaatttttttggttttgtcgcctatATTATTagcatttgaataattaggccaattaataacgtaataaagactgatgctttcgcctattttgaagtcgaataatctgatatagttcgtaagcgataaagggcctcgagttgtcgcgttcaaactcgacaagtcgccatatttatgtcgatatattgCGATATATCGTGTCAAgtccacatgaatatgtctacatatcgtgacgttttcacgacaaatttcgcttatttgctcattttccacgggacaagccgtcatttgaagacatgtctaaatgtaagatgaggacgccagtaatatgacgactgagtttcaagtcgtcatgaatatgtcgacttgtcgtgaggaaaatggttgagaaaacgaaatatgtcgtcaaaacgtcacgatatatcgacatattcatgttgacttgacgcgatatatcgcgtcaagtcgacaataatatggcgacttgtcgagttggaacgcgtcatctcgaggccccttatcgcttccgtagatgtagtgtcgaatattaaggtcattttggcagattccttttttttaaaagtgatattaaagcgatcattcaagtgatcctacttaatgaaagatctacggaagcgataaagggcctcgagttgttgcgttccaactcgacaagtcgccatatttatgtcgatatatcgcatcaattcgacatgaatatgtcgacatatcgtgacgttttgacgacttgaaactcagtcctcatctttcagcaacgccagtcacatggagtcgtacgtgttctactttctgcgacgcgacacgactgtcacaaccaaccgacgcgctcttgcgactggcagaaactagtcgcacacaatcgTATTGCAAGCGACTTGCatcgaaacttgcgatgcaacgcgaggatcgcatcgtgtCACAAGAACAACCTACGtctggctttaagttactgcagagcatcagaaatatcttttttttcgttcaaaagacctttcgcttgaaaattctttcgtcggaacaaaatttatttcgttcgaaccaataatattctatacaattgaaccaatttgaaaaaaatcgttagaacaaagttgaacaaactttcttttgtccaaacgaaaggtttttcgttcgaacaatcattcaattgaacagaatggttttaatttgaacagaattttcttgtcagaacaataagtttttcgttcgaacaagtatattgaaaaaagttttttctccgaaccgaaagtattaagtatttcagaacgataaccacactcaaacgtggtgaacggatgataagataaaatcccactatttacagattaaaagaatttaaaaacaagaatttatttattaaatctaaaatatttaaaagacacgacgtctttttaaatcacgaccagtttctccaaagtaaattttatcaaacattttttttaaaactatacctatttttctttatcaaattaaccgtgtatttactaagataaatcatgagtgtaccggggagtcgtaggcctaaagtaaacacgccgaagagatagagcggagaaaagctgttatgtcgacgaggtatcaaaataaaataatattactttattacttaattactttattcggccgcgggcctcAACCTCTATAtaaataccatcaatactctatatttcctacagtacataccgatcattgtcaactGCAccaggtatttactaaatacaagtatataacacactcctttccgtatgctggagtCACACTTGAAATttggagtaagcgttcgctgtgggggaaaggagatcgttcgctttgtcgcttgaagtgtttatcgagttttacgtggctttaggcctaccggtattgagctttactgtctcaaacaaacacagtataattgttgcgtttattaacggactcattggattgaacttcaaaacaaaattttcgacatttaggagggttgttattcaataggcccacgaccaatctgtccggatgttaggcggttaaagctaagttcactgtaaaggaggagTCAGGTTTATTAAagtgcatgttaattagtgatttactggttctgacttaaacgatcaatcacaattatcaattttattgacaaaaatgaagatttttttgaaaatttcttctgagcagacagctttataagccagacttttcatcataaatgaaactggtatttcctTAATTCCTATGACTTAAGCCGAGGGTGGGTCGGCCTTGCGAtggcttgtgactcactgcgagGCCATTCACTGcaaccgccagcgacgattgtgtcgcaacgattcatcgacctacgctcccttgcgacAGGTTGTGactgtcagcaacgccagtgacaaggagtcgcacgtgttctactttctgcaacgcgacacgactgtcacaaccgacctacgtgctcttgcgactggcagaaactagtcgcacacagtcgctgacaatcgtatcgcaaccgatttgcaccgaaacttgcgatgcaacgcgaggatcgcatcgcgtcACAAGGCCAACCCATGTCCGGCTTtgagttactgcggagccccagaaatatcttttttctcgttcaaaagacctttcgcttgtaAATTCTTTCtacggaacaaaatttatttagttcgaaccaataatattctgttcgattcaaccaatttcaaaaatcgttagaacaaagttgaactaTTTTGTTGAAACAAAAgattttttcgttcgaacaatcgttcgatctaacagaatcgtttaaatttcaacagaattttcttgtcagaacattaagtttttcgttcgaacaagtatattgtaaaaagttttttctccgaaccaaaagtattaagtattttgttcaatcgaacagaatttttttttcattcacgaaaaaattgttttcgctccaccaaattttttgccgggacaaagagtttttcatttcaacaatgacATAGctttcagaatgaagaaaagttttggttcaaacaaaaagcgtacaagattttcttgtcggatcattaagttttttggtcgaacagcgtgttaaggtcgttttggaaatttactcggtctggtatattttggattactgtgtatgtcatttgtcaggacattagaagacgacttagtatactaccttgcgtgactccagtagttagaccgacttattccaagatgaggcgttccgttgatttcggctacaagttttcgttcagataTAATGCTGAGCCAATTCGGCAACctattgatactgtttcctaatagccttctttagtaatggctgatgttgtaccttatcaaatgctttgtcgaaatcataAAGAGTAATTATCGcctaacagtcgattttccagagtcaaataggaCATCAAGTCCAGTTGTCCATGGTTTCAAGAAGGTCTAATGGACTGTTTGTCGAGCTTCctcttataaaactgtgttaACCATTGAACAGAATTcaaagactgtgcagaaaacccgttatcgctgctttgcagctatatttattattattatttttttccacacattttttgtcaaaagtacataggcttttttacattacggctgttgccgatacaatccgtctgatatcattcagctcagttcgatctacaaatactccgtgcgaattttgaagaatcaacgttacaaaagcactgtcgggccgtaaacatcgaaaattgagccccattcaaagagccgacatgtttttctaagtcgtctttccgaaatctaccgcacgtttcttgtcacattgataattgtcaaatgcacaaggtatttactaaatacaagtatataataacacaatcctttccgtatgctggactcacacttgacattcggagtaagcgttcgctgtgggggaaagggatcgttcgctgtgtcgtttgaagtgtttatcgagtttgacgcggctttaggcctaccggtactgagctttactgtctcaaacaaacagagcataattgttgcgtttattaacggactcattggattgaacttcaaaacaaaatttacgatatttaggtgggttgttattcaataggcctacgaccaatctgtccggatgttaggcctacgcatatacataggcctacataggctagtagcctctactaggttaagcgttggctgtgggggaaaggagatcattcgctgtgtcgcttgaagtgtttatcgagtttttcgcgaccttaaggctttagtatggtggctgataagggccatgcgtaaaaaaaacacatatatgcaaatgagggcgacattatgacaaaacgacaaaactaaattaacgtgacaaaacaataattttggttttgtcgcccgcgacaaatcattattttggttttatcgcccgcgacaattcattattttggttttatcgcccgcgacaatttattattttggttttgtcgcacgcgacaattcattattcaattttctttttgtcgcaggcgataaaaccaattttttttttggtcgcAATTTTATCGCCAGcaacacttcaatattttggttttatcgcctgcgacaattcaatatttttgttttatcgccagccataattcattattttggttttatcatccgcgacaattcattagtttcgttttgtcgcccgcgacaattcaatattttggttttatcgcccgcgacaattcattattttggttttatcgcccgcgacaattaattagtttggttttgtcgcccgcgacaattcaatattttggttttatcgcccgcgacaattcaagattttggttttatcgcccgcgtcaattcattttttggttttgtcgcccgcgacaattcaatattttggttttatcgccagcggcaattaattattttggttttatcgcccgcgacaattcatttttcggttttgtcgcccgcgacaattcaatatttcggttttatcgccagcgacaattgattattttggttttatcccccgtgataattgattattttggttttatcgcccgcgacaattaatttttttgcaatCTGGCTTTACTGGTACTGAaaagtaagcatctttcaAATCAATGACCGTAAACCAAGATCCCTATTTAGTCAAAGCCAACACATCCTTTATAGTGTCCATTTTAAAGCGGTGGTGTTCCACGTATTCATTGAAATACtttaaatttaatatcatGCGGTAAGTACCATCCTATTTAGGGGTAAGGGAAATGTTTGAGATAAAGCTATCTGCAGAGTATTCACACACCTCCAATATCCCTTTCTCATGGAGACTGGAAATAGTCTGATCCACCAATAATTCCATTTTAGGATTATATTGAGCACTATTCGGCAGAACCCTTTGGGTAGGTAATTCGTTAAGTTCAATATCATAACCAAGAACAGTGGATAAAATCCAGGGATCACTAGTAATTTTGCCCCAATTTCAATGAGCCAGGGCTATTTACCAGCTACAAAATTACCTGCCGTATTTACGAACCTTCTTACCTGATGACGAGTTATTTCTTGGGTTGACTTAGTTGCCGTTTGCTGCATCCTCCCGAGCCGGGTAGGCTGTTGGAATATACACTTCTGTTTCCACCCTGTGGAGCTGAGTACTGAGGCGTTGACCTATAAAATTGTTACTGAACACACATCTATTCGGAGGCATACTATACGGCTGATGACGGATCGGTTTGTAAAAGCCCTGTTGCATTACAGGAGTCCTGAACGCAGTTGAACCTGTTTTCTTCAGTTTTTTGCCGATGGATTCTGCGTCGGCAATGTCTTTGATTTCTTTGTTAAGCTCGTCGCCAAACAAGAACACTTTACCAATTGGTCGAGATGCATTACATAACTTTGTGAATGGAGGCgctaatttgtttttaatttgctCTCGCCTGAAAATACATGTTTTAGTGAACAGACAGGACATGATACGCAAACTGTCAGCCAGCAGCAGTCTCATTTCGTTTCGTGACACCAAGTCAGCACCTTGTGGCAAAGAATCAAAAGCTCTAACCAGCGGCACCAGTCCCTTCAGATGAAGTTTCTGCAATTTTTGGATCGAGTTATCCGAGAATCGCGATGGTTTACGCATTTTGtcccaaattaatgaatttatagccGAACTACCATCATATCAACGTTCTTGGGAACCATATACTTTTCCAAGACTCTATCTTAGAGTCCTGCATTGAGTGCCTTGGCGACATCAGCACGAACCGGGTTTCCATCAGCGACCTCTGGGGAGAAGAAATGTAATAAGTCAGGCACGATggcatcatcttcacccggcTGACGATCGGAGTACAAAGACGCAAAAGGGTCGGAACCCAAAACAGGATGATCAACCCGGCAAGCCGGACTCGGTTGAGATAATTGAGTCTGAGACCGTGGTGGAGACAAATCATTCTCAGTCAACTGGCATTgagaatcatcaatatcaTAATCATACTGACCCTGGAGATCAACCACTTCTCCTTCCTCCGATAAAGGGAGAAAACCGCGACTTTTCCCCAATCCATCTAACCTGTCCAGAATCAGTTGAAGAACATCACCCGAAGGCGAAGAGGCTGGGAAATCAACACTGGCATTTTGACTTAATATTACTAGCGCAAGATGGCTGACTTCTGGGTACGATGGCGCCACTAGCTGAAGACTGAGCCGCGCTACATCTCCCACGTGTAcgggaagcaatttttgattttcccttatcaattttataatccTTGATTTTAGCCCTACTCTCCTTAACAGGAGCAGGAAGGTCATCAATCTGAGGCCCCGAAACGGGGAAGGCTCAGCGACCGAATCCGGGATAACTGGATGAGTGTCCGACTTGCCCATCATCACGGAAAAACGATTGTCACAACAATCGAGAAAAATCAACTCACGAGGAGTAAAACAGCTACAGAAGCACACAATAAAAGAAACGAAGTCTAGATAACGATATAACTAATCCAGAACGTCACACAAGCGAAAAAACGTGGAATAAAATCCAAGATAACGAGCAGCAATTACACCCACGTGTATCCGACCAGCAGGAAAATGGCGTACTGACTTACAGGAGTGAGTGACGTCATCTCATGGAATACCGGAGTATAGCGAGTGAAGTGAAATGATTCTTAAGATCCATCAACAGACGAGTTTAGAAGAActaaatcgagaataaatcctgataatgaaaatccagatttagtaaaacaaaatttagaatataatgaatatatttaccaTTTCAaacttatatttgaaaaatctggatataatgTAAATGATAGAGGTGCCAGACATTTAGTAAGAGAATTACAGTTTTTAGAtggtaaatattattatcatttgaaagatgattattatattaatatctcctgtaaatatcaaaataagatattaGCAGAACCAACTTTGAGTAAATTAGAACCacctagaattaaaagaataagtaatagtaatgaaatagaaaatgttaccgACACAGAAATGACACGGCTGTACGGCGTTTCGCTTCGATTGTCAATAGCGATTATTGATCCACGGCGGGGTCACGTGACCATCGCGCGTATGCTCCAAATGCTTAAGTACGCGATCTAACGGTTTTTCCTAGCTCCCTTAGTGTGCTTAAACGAACGAGGTTGACTTGATGCAATCCCCTGTAGCAGGTTCTTGAGTATATAGATTAGTTCGTAAGGGTATTAAACGCCATTTACCTGCGACTCTTTTGCCGCCGGACCGCTTCAAAGTGGAGAGAAAATTTAACGACTCGGGCGATACAAGTCTTGGGTAAGATACTTTATATATCGAAAATATAGTACGATGGATCGTTTATAATTTTCGTCTATGAACTATATGAGCTTTTTAGCTTTCGTTTGATGTATAAAACGTCGGCCTTCCCTATCGATGATGGGAGAACAAGTGGAGCTCAACCCGACTCGGCCGTGGTAGGCTATGGCTAATTATTTAGGCCACTCGAGATGCGAGCTCGTCGCATTAGGCTATTTACCTGTTTACAATCCAGCACACTTCTTCACTTTCCGGATCGACCACAATACCAAAAGGCCTATTCAAACTATTACTAAGTACTGTGGTCACTCATTGGGCCagtattattttttcaaatctagGCCAGGCCTCTTATGTCTAATAAGTAGGGTTTTCGgtattattttcagtttcttttttattgCTATTACGCATGTCGGTAGGCTGGTGGATGAATGGCCTTGGGTGTTTGAATTCGAACCCTTAAGCTCGACATCTTTCCACTTTGGTAAGTAGGGCTAAGCTTCCTAATCAGAAATTGTCTATAAAATGCACAACTACCCTatgatttttggaatattttcagttttctcgTTGGAAATAATTTGGAGTTCGTCGAATTCAGCCCCTtactcaaaattttgttgtcgctcCAGTTAGTATTCCTAATCAGAAATTGTCTATAAAGCACACAACTAAGCCTACTACACGGAgttgatatatattttcagttttctcgTCGGTCTACTTCAACTCTCACTGTTTGAATTCAGACAGTTGCAGTTGCAGACATTTTGTCGTCGCTCGGTAAGTATTCTATTACTAATCAGAAATCAGAAATTGTCTAAAAATGCCAAGCTGCATGAAGCtgatttttccaaatatattttcagttttcttgtCGACTTCTACAACTTCAAAATGTCACAACACTCTGGTAAGTTGAGCaacaacaaaattaattttttagttcatatggatgaaattgaaagatctttaaaaacattgctatttctatttttcaggtgGATCGCTTGGTTCAAAAGTTGGCGCTGGCGGGAAAAAACGACGGTTCGGCCAAAAAAGAAGAAACTGTGAGtctaaatttcatgaaaaactcTTGTTGACTTTATGATACTAATAAAGAATTCCTTAAGATATTCATTGTTcctttaattcattcattgcaTTTTATTTCTGCGAATGGTTTCTGGTTCGTGTTTCACATGAATGATCATGCATTTGTaagttctagattttcagtaacCTTGAATTTGTTATTCAATCCAGAAAGCTTACTCTTATAAAAAGATACATGTCTTATTCAAATTTTGGAATACTCTGTTCCAGTTCATGGGAATCCAGGATGAAGTCATAATTTTAGGGATTAGAAAATCCATATCGGGGTTGTAGTCACGTAGTGATATTTTTTGGGaaaatagattgaataaataaaacctTGAATatcctgggcccggtttcata
This genomic interval from Tubulanus polymorphus chromosome 8, tnTubPoly1.2, whole genome shotgun sequence contains the following:
- the LOC141909904 gene encoding uncharacterized protein LOC141909904 yields the protein MTRLYGVSLRLSIAIIDPRRGHVTIARMLQMLKLVRKGIKRHLPATLLPPDRFKVERKFNDSGDTSLGFFFIAITHVGRLVDEWPWVFEFEPLSSTSFHFVFSSVYFNSHCLNSDSCSCRHFVVARFLVDFYNFKMSQHSGGSLGSKVGAGGKKRRFGQKRRNCESKFHEKLLLTL